The genomic region TTAACTTCTGAAACTCGTCCAATAATCCCTTTATCGGACATTACTGCTGATCCCTTTGTAACTCCAGCACTCGAACCTTTACTAATTACAACTGTATTTTGCCAAGTTGATGGTGCTCTTGAGATAACATATGCTGAAATACTATCATAAGAGGTCAAACTTTTATTTAATGATAATTGCTGTTTTAATTGTTTGTTCTCTTCTTTTAATGTGTCGTTTTCAACTTCTAAAGCATTCATTGAATCAATTTTTTGTTTTAACTGCGCATTTTCTTGATAGGTATCAATTAAGTTTGATACTGAACCAGTTACTTTAGATATCCCTTCAACTGGTGCATTAACAACAGTATCAACTACGCCGGCAGCACTGTTTCCAAAGCTTTGAATAAAAGATGGAGTTGAGCGATCATTACGAACAACAATTGAAAATGCAATCAATAAGAATGCAGTAATCAATGAAACTAGAGTGATAACTAACTTCTTATTGAAAAACGGTTTTTGCATTTATAATCCTCCTCAAAACAAAAATCGTATCAAATTTTAACCAGGAAACACATTCCTAACCACTTAAATGATACGATTTTCATCGCCAGTGTTATTTCATAACGTCAATATTTTTAAGTGACTCACCAGTTCCAATTGCAACACAATCAAGTGGTTCTGATGCAACAAAAACAGGAACTTTAGTTGCTTCTGAAATAACTTCAGGTAAATGTCTTAATTGTGCGCCTCCACCAGTTAAAACAATTCCATGATCAATAACATCAGCTGCAATTTCAGGAGAGGTTTCTTCTAATGTCTCCTTAATAGCAGCAATAATTGCTTGTACAACTTCTTGAACTGAAGTTGCAACATCTTCTGG from Ligilactobacillus cholophilus harbors:
- the mreC gene encoding rod shape-determining protein MreC, whose protein sequence is MQKPFFNKKLVITLVSLITAFLLIAFSIVVRNDRSTPSFIQSFGNSAAGVVDTVVNAPVEGISKVTGSVSNLIDTYQENAQLKQKIDSMNALEVENDTLKEENKQLKQQLSLNKSLTSYDSISAYVISRAPSTWQNTVVISKGSSAGVTKGSAVMSDKGIIGRVSEVNKTNSKVELITTQDDSDDRFAVQLIDDSNQTVNGLITGYNTDTNRLIMGQITSKEKVKKGTKVITSGLGGTTPKGLFVGTVTKVVNQDNGLPTKIYIKPAADMTNLNVVTVTERQD